From Rudanella lutea DSM 19387, a single genomic window includes:
- a CDS encoding 30S ribosomal protein S16: MAVKIRLARRGRKKMAMYDIVVAPSQAGRDGAFIEKIGSYNPNTDPSTVVLKSERALYWLMVGAQPTDTARSILSHEGVMLKKHLQVGVNKGAITQEQADEKFTSWKEGKEGRKSDSADAKQQAKDKARQERLEAERKVNEARAEAIAKKNVVVEEAPAEEAPAAEEAPEASADATETPAAE, encoded by the coding sequence ATGGCTGTTAAAATTCGTTTAGCGCGTCGTGGACGCAAGAAAATGGCGATGTATGACATCGTCGTAGCTCCTTCTCAAGCTGGCCGTGATGGCGCATTCATCGAGAAAATCGGTTCGTACAACCCCAACACAGACCCCTCAACCGTGGTGTTGAAGTCGGAGCGGGCGTTGTACTGGCTGATGGTTGGTGCTCAACCCACCGACACCGCTCGTTCGATTCTGTCGCACGAAGGCGTCATGCTGAAAAAGCACCTGCAGGTTGGCGTAAACAAAGGCGCGATCACGCAGGAGCAGGCTGATGAGAAGTTTACATCCTGGAAAGAAGGCAAAGAAGGCCGCAAGTCTGACTCTGCTGACGCCAAGCAACAAGCAAAAGACAAGGCTCGTCAGGAGCGTCTGGAAGCCGAGCGTAAGGTGAATGAAGCCCGCGCTGAGGCCATTGCTAAGAAAAACGTTGTGGTTGAAGAAGCACCAGCCGAAGAGGCTCCTGCTGCTGAAGAAGCACCGGAAGCATCAGCTGACGCAACGGAAACCCCCGCTGCTGAATAA
- the rimM gene encoding ribosome maturation factor RimM (Essential for efficient processing of 16S rRNA) translates to MTKDDCYQVGHITKTHGVNGELVFFLDVDDAKEYADIDSILLEVKGQLTPYFIESITIVKGSRAIVALEEVETIEQAERLIGSGLWLPLANLEPIEDETRFYFHEIIGFRVVDAEKGALGTVTAVYTMATQDLIAMDYEGHEVLIPINSDIVPSVNRAENQINVVLPEGLLEIYTSDSGNDKPEVDGDEEADETDED, encoded by the coding sequence GTGACAAAAGACGATTGTTATCAGGTTGGCCACATCACCAAAACGCATGGCGTAAACGGTGAACTGGTCTTTTTCTTGGACGTCGATGACGCGAAAGAATACGCCGATATTGACTCGATCCTGCTTGAGGTGAAGGGTCAGTTGACGCCTTATTTTATTGAATCGATCACCATTGTAAAGGGGAGCCGGGCGATCGTGGCTCTGGAAGAAGTCGAAACCATTGAGCAGGCCGAGCGTCTCATTGGGTCGGGTTTGTGGTTGCCTCTCGCTAATCTGGAGCCGATTGAGGACGAAACCCGGTTTTACTTTCACGAGATTATCGGATTTCGGGTAGTCGATGCCGAAAAAGGGGCGCTTGGTACTGTAACGGCAGTGTACACAATGGCAACGCAGGACCTGATCGCGATGGATTATGAGGGACATGAGGTCTTGATCCCGATCAACAGCGATATTGTGCCTTCGGTAAACCGGGCCGAAAACCAGATCAACGTGGTGTTGCCTGAGGGCCTGTTGGAAATTTACACGAGCGATAGCGGCAACGATAAGCCCGAAGTAGACGGGGACGAAGAAGCTGACGAGACCGATGAGGATTGA
- the trmD gene encoding tRNA (guanosine(37)-N1)-methyltransferase TrmD, translated as MRIDIITCLPRLLDSYFAHSILQRAQQAGHAEVVVHDLRDYTLDKHRRVDDYMFGGGAGMVMQIEPIARCIRALQAERTYDEVIYMTPDGQRLNQQTVNTLSLKQNLIILCGHYKGVDERIRERFITREVSIGDFVLSGGELPAAVLSDAIIRLIPGVLNDETSALTDSFQDDLLAPPVYTRPAEWEGMKVPDILLSGHEAKIDEWRYEQALARTRARRPDLLGE; from the coding sequence ATGAGGATTGATATTATTACCTGCCTGCCCCGCTTGCTCGATAGCTATTTTGCGCACTCTATTTTGCAGCGGGCGCAACAGGCCGGGCACGCCGAAGTGGTAGTGCATGACCTGCGCGACTATACGCTCGACAAGCACCGGCGGGTCGATGATTATATGTTTGGGGGAGGGGCCGGTATGGTGATGCAGATTGAACCCATTGCCCGCTGTATTCGGGCGTTGCAGGCCGAACGTACCTACGACGAGGTGATTTACATGACCCCCGACGGGCAACGGCTCAATCAACAAACGGTCAATACGCTCTCGCTCAAGCAAAATCTGATTATTCTATGCGGGCATTACAAAGGCGTCGACGAGCGGATTCGGGAGCGGTTTATCACGCGGGAAGTCAGTATCGGCGACTTTGTGTTGTCGGGAGGAGAATTGCCGGCGGCCGTTCTGTCCGACGCTATTATCCGCCTGATTCCGGGGGTACTCAACGATGAGACCTCGGCCCTCACCGACTCGTTTCAGGACGATCTTCTGGCTCCGCCCGTGTACACGCGCCCGGCTGAGTGGGAGGGTATGAAGGTTCCCGATATTCTGCTGTCGGGGCATGAAGCTAAAATTGACGAGTGGCGTTACGAGCAGGCGTTGGCCCGTACCCGCGCCCGACGGCCCGATTTACTGGGTGAATAA
- a CDS encoding transglycosylase domain-containing protein has product MTAGQRKALRITGWTLLGLFLLGAIGAGYAFTKREALLQIALKRATQKAKRDYKLDLKIGSATFTGLSSVAFSDISIVPEQRDSLARINRAEVGVRLWPMLLGQIALSDLALENGMVQVVRRDSLTNIDFILRRKRDSTATKSTRRVDLADVAENLIDELLSKIPDNMNVRNLDFRVIDSDRDTTQRLSLLTEQATIEDEAVSSTLRLNGNEATWHISGTADPADREYDLSLYADGKPLELKYLENRYKLKLQADTLHAELKDVDRAGGEFRMEGVGSVRNLRINHPAIARTDVFVDRAAMDANLFVGENYVGIDSSSVVYLGQVSGRPFVKYTLSPTKTYEVELHTDMMNAQALFNSFPQGLFESLEGMQVTGGLKYDMSFQLDEALPDSVKFNSGLTSDNFKIVRMGRVDFGKINNSFVYTPYEKDKPVRDIVIGPENPDFTPLSAISPDLRNAVLTSEDYNFMTHKGFNEKAFRVSIATNFKEKKFKRGASTISMQLVKNVYLNRNKTLSRKVEEILIVWLMENGRLVPKERMYEVYLNLIEWGRNIYGIGEAARYYFGKSPSELDLGESIFLAFVIPSPKRALNWFNPDGTLQVRNVRGYFRIIGRIMARRGLTEPDSGAYGFYNVRLREGLRQQVAPVDSMQSDSLMNDTDEGGGIDDFFKRLFNGNRDRDDEKEETENVQTQSESNSPATPNVSSGDTVKTRRQLRQERRERKRREREERQQQEDTNR; this is encoded by the coding sequence ATGACTGCTGGTCAACGTAAAGCACTCCGCATCACCGGCTGGACTTTGTTGGGGCTATTTTTGCTGGGAGCCATTGGCGCGGGATACGCTTTCACCAAACGCGAAGCCCTCCTTCAGATTGCCCTCAAACGAGCCACCCAAAAAGCCAAACGCGACTATAAACTGGATCTGAAAATTGGCTCGGCCACCTTTACCGGCCTCAGTTCCGTCGCTTTTTCCGATATTTCCATTGTTCCCGAACAACGCGACAGCCTCGCCCGTATCAACCGGGCCGAAGTGGGCGTGCGGCTTTGGCCCATGCTCCTGGGGCAAATTGCCCTGTCTGACCTAGCCCTCGAAAACGGAATGGTGCAGGTGGTTCGGCGCGATTCGCTGACCAACATCGACTTTATTCTCCGGCGCAAACGCGACTCCACCGCCACCAAATCGACCCGACGGGTGGATTTGGCCGACGTGGCCGAAAACCTCATCGACGAGCTTTTGTCTAAAATTCCAGACAATATGAACGTCCGTAACCTCGATTTTCGGGTGATTGATTCGGACCGCGATACTACGCAGCGGCTCTCGTTGCTCACCGAGCAGGCTACCATTGAGGATGAGGCCGTATCATCGACGTTACGGCTCAATGGCAACGAGGCCACCTGGCACATCTCCGGCACCGCCGACCCCGCCGACCGCGAGTACGATCTCTCGCTGTATGCCGATGGGAAACCGCTCGAACTCAAGTATCTGGAAAACCGGTATAAGCTAAAACTGCAGGCCGATACACTGCACGCCGAACTCAAAGATGTAGACCGGGCCGGGGGCGAATTTCGGATGGAAGGCGTCGGATCGGTGCGTAACCTGCGCATTAACCATCCCGCCATTGCCCGTACCGATGTGTTTGTAGACCGGGCGGCTATGGACGCCAACCTGTTTGTAGGCGAAAACTACGTCGGTATCGATAGCTCATCGGTGGTGTACCTGGGTCAGGTAAGCGGGCGGCCGTTTGTCAAATACACCCTCTCGCCCACCAAGACCTACGAAGTCGAGCTGCATACCGACATGATGAATGCGCAGGCTTTGTTCAATTCGTTTCCGCAGGGGCTGTTTGAGTCGCTCGAAGGTATGCAGGTGACGGGAGGGCTGAAATACGATATGTCGTTTCAGCTCGACGAAGCTCTGCCCGACTCGGTCAAGTTCAATTCAGGGCTGACGTCTGATAACTTCAAGATTGTACGCATGGGTCGCGTTGATTTTGGCAAGATCAACAACTCGTTTGTGTACACGCCTTACGAGAAAGATAAGCCGGTTCGCGATATTGTGATTGGCCCCGAAAACCCGGACTTTACGCCCCTTTCGGCTATTTCGCCCGATTTGCGCAACGCTGTTCTGACCTCAGAAGATTACAACTTCATGACCCACAAGGGGTTCAACGAGAAAGCGTTCCGAGTGTCGATTGCGACCAATTTCAAGGAAAAGAAATTCAAGCGGGGAGCCAGTACCATCTCGATGCAGCTGGTTAAAAACGTGTACCTCAACCGCAACAAAACCCTCTCCCGCAAGGTCGAAGAGATTTTGATCGTGTGGTTGATGGAAAACGGGCGGCTCGTACCGAAAGAACGAATGTACGAAGTGTACCTCAACCTGATTGAGTGGGGGCGTAATATTTACGGAATTGGCGAGGCAGCCCGGTATTACTTTGGCAAGTCGCCCTCCGAACTGGATCTGGGCGAAAGCATTTTTCTGGCGTTTGTGATTCCGAGCCCCAAACGCGCGCTTAACTGGTTCAATCCCGACGGAACGCTTCAAGTCCGTAACGTGCGGGGCTACTTCCGAATTATCGGCCGCATTATGGCCCGGCGGGGCCTTACCGAGCCCGATAGCGGAGCCTACGGTTTTTACAATGTTCGGTTACGCGAGGGCTTACGCCAACAGGTGGCCCCCGTCGACAGTATGCAGTCGGATAGTTTGATGAATGATACCGACGAGGGCGGTGGTATCGACGATTTCTTCAAGCGACTCTTCAATGGAAACCGCGACCGTGACGACGAGAAAGAAGAGACCGAAAATGTACAAACCCAGTCGGAGTCGAACAGCCCAGCCACGCCGAATGTCTCATCGGGCGATACCGTGAAAACCCGCCGTCAGCTTCGGCAGGAACGGCGCGAGCGCAAACGTCGGGAACGCGAAGAACGACAACAGCAGGAAGACACCAACCGGTAA
- a CDS encoding type II toxin-antitoxin system VapC family toxin yields the protein MRYLIDTNVLIILFEKSFSRLSDNQLRVLSDPANSFFVSEASLYEIAIKIRVGKKDFAHINYSGIQRARRQSKIKILRTNSTHYESIQQVSKVFKPDGKPHADPFDLLILAQAHSEQIPILSTDQYFPKYSHITVIA from the coding sequence ATGAGGTATCTGATTGATACGAATGTTCTAATTATTCTTTTTGAGAAAAGTTTCAGCCGGTTAAGTGACAATCAGTTGAGAGTCCTTAGCGACCCGGCCAACTCGTTTTTTGTATCAGAAGCGAGCCTGTACGAAATTGCAATCAAGATCAGGGTTGGGAAGAAAGATTTTGCACATATAAATTATTCAGGTATTCAAAGAGCCCGGCGCCAATCCAAAATAAAAATTTTACGAACCAATTCAACGCATTACGAATCGATTCAACAGGTATCAAAAGTGTTCAAACCAGATGGTAAACCTCATGCCGACCCGTTTGATTTGCTGATTCTGGCACAAGCCCACTCCGAGCAAATTCCGATTTTAAGCACAGACCAGTACTTCCCCAAATACAGCCATATCACTGTTATTGCTTGA
- a CDS encoding MFS transporter, which yields MKTTRVRYGMLALVFVNVVINYLDRSNISVAGPALSKDLNLSSVDLGYIFSAFGWTYALLQIPGGLVADRFGPRVLYAFCLATWSLSTVLQGFARGFASLFALRLATGAFEAPSYPINNRIVTSWFPDNERASAIALYVSGQFIGLAFLTPVLVTIQHYAGWQGLFVTTGLVGLVWAVVWYTLYRDPLDHKTVSEAELAHIEAGGGHFRGQTAKTDGTSIWQWVNLKQVFSRRTLWGVYIGQFSVNAMLWFFLTWFPTYLVKYRGLDFIKSGYLASVPFLAACAGLLLSGFVSDRLVQQGRSVGAARKTPIIIGMLLSVSIVGANYTDDTTLIIFFMSLAFFGSGMALISWVFVSLLSPRHLIGLTGGVFNFMGNLASIIVPIVIGYLAKDGDFKPALVFIAVLGFIGACSYSFLVGKVERGTVTPVSDPAALMSERE from the coding sequence ATGAAAACGACCCGCGTGCGCTACGGGATGCTGGCCCTTGTGTTTGTCAATGTCGTGATCAATTACCTCGACCGGAGTAACATTTCGGTTGCCGGCCCGGCCCTGAGCAAAGACCTTAACCTGTCGTCGGTCGATCTGGGGTATATTTTCTCGGCCTTCGGCTGGACGTATGCCCTGTTGCAGATACCAGGGGGCCTCGTAGCCGACCGGTTTGGTCCACGGGTGCTGTACGCCTTTTGCCTCGCTACCTGGTCGCTGTCGACGGTGTTGCAGGGATTTGCGCGCGGATTTGCGTCGTTATTTGCCCTCCGGCTGGCCACGGGCGCATTTGAAGCTCCCTCCTACCCGATCAACAACCGGATTGTGACGAGCTGGTTTCCCGACAACGAGCGGGCATCGGCCATTGCGCTCTACGTGTCAGGGCAGTTTATCGGGCTGGCCTTTCTGACCCCCGTGCTGGTCACTATTCAGCACTACGCGGGCTGGCAGGGGCTTTTTGTCACCACCGGTTTGGTGGGGCTGGTATGGGCCGTTGTCTGGTACACGCTCTACCGCGACCCGCTCGATCACAAAACGGTCAGTGAGGCCGAACTGGCGCATATCGAAGCAGGCGGGGGGCATTTTCGGGGGCAAACCGCCAAAACCGACGGCACGTCCATCTGGCAGTGGGTCAACCTGAAACAGGTATTCTCCCGACGGACGCTCTGGGGGGTGTACATCGGGCAGTTTTCGGTCAACGCTATGCTCTGGTTTTTCCTGACCTGGTTCCCGACGTATCTGGTTAAATACCGGGGGCTCGATTTTATCAAGTCGGGGTATCTGGCATCGGTGCCGTTTCTGGCGGCCTGCGCGGGATTGTTGCTGTCGGGCTTCGTGTCGGACCGGCTGGTGCAGCAAGGCCGCTCGGTGGGGGCCGCCCGCAAAACGCCCATTATTATCGGGATGCTGCTCTCGGTAAGCATTGTCGGAGCCAACTACACCGACGATACCACCCTGATTATCTTCTTCATGTCGCTGGCGTTCTTTGGGTCGGGTATGGCGCTCATTTCGTGGGTATTCGTCTCGCTGCTGTCGCCCCGGCACCTGATTGGCCTTACGGGTGGGGTGTTCAACTTCATGGGTAACCTGGCGTCGATTATTGTCCCGATTGTAATCGGGTATCTGGCCAAAGATGGCGACTTCAAACCCGCGCTCGTGTTTATTGCCGTGCTCGGTTTTATCGGGGCCTGCTCATACAGTTTTTTGGTCGGCAAGGTAGAGCGAGGCACGGTAACGCCAGTGTCGGATCCGGCGGCTTTAATGTCGGAGCGGGAGTGA
- a CDS encoding SDR family NAD(P)-dependent oxidoreductase — protein sequence MTHERLPGISQFDLSGRTAIITGGSKGLGLAMAAGLASAGANLLLVNRNADEGVQAAEALSHEYGVQARAFAADVTDQSQTEAMAQAAMDAFGRIDILINSAGINIRGAIDELSSDEFQQVMSINVHGTWLCCRAVTPFMKAAGKGKIINLASTLGLVGLANRTPYTSSKGAVVQMTRALGLELAPFNINVNAICPGPFLTAMNIPIADTEEGKKFVVGATALGRWGELREIQGAAIFLASDAGSYMVGSMLTVDGGWTAR from the coding sequence ATGACCCACGAACGATTACCCGGTATTTCCCAATTTGATCTGAGCGGCCGAACGGCCATTATCACGGGTGGCTCCAAAGGTTTGGGCCTGGCCATGGCAGCCGGACTGGCCTCGGCCGGGGCAAATCTTCTACTCGTTAACCGCAACGCCGACGAGGGCGTACAGGCCGCCGAAGCCCTCAGCCACGAGTACGGCGTACAGGCCCGGGCGTTTGCCGCCGACGTGACCGATCAGTCACAGACCGAAGCCATGGCCCAGGCCGCTATGGACGCCTTTGGCCGAATCGACATTCTCATCAACAGTGCCGGTATCAATATTCGGGGGGCTATCGACGAGTTGTCGTCGGACGAATTTCAACAGGTAATGAGCATCAACGTGCACGGTACCTGGCTGTGCTGCCGGGCCGTAACGCCGTTTATGAAGGCGGCTGGCAAGGGCAAGATCATCAACTTAGCCAGCACGCTCGGACTGGTGGGGCTCGCCAACCGAACCCCCTACACGTCGAGCAAAGGGGCCGTAGTGCAGATGACCCGCGCCCTCGGCTTAGAGCTGGCTCCATTCAATATCAACGTCAATGCCATCTGCCCCGGCCCGTTTCTGACGGCCATGAACATCCCCATTGCCGATACCGAAGAAGGCAAAAAGTTTGTGGTGGGGGCCACGGCCCTGGGCCGCTGGGGCGAACTACGTGAGATTCAGGGAGCCGCTATTTTCCTGGCGAGCGATGCGGGCAGCTACATGGTTGGCTCCATGCTCACCGTAGACGGCGGCTGGACAGCCCGGTAA
- a CDS encoding sugar phosphate isomerase/epimerase family protein: protein MNRRAFLQQASAGAVVISLSELPAWARQERMGIVVHSYAHRWNAKTPSTRYPALTSALDLLDHCQQVGGGGIQVVVNNWADDFAHSVRDRREKLGLYLEGSVGTPKTPADAAAFERNVIAAKEAGARILRTVCSSGRRYEILRSPEGFEEMRKNALASLQLAEPILRKHGVKLAVENHKDWRAPELAAMMKSLSSEWIGVTIDFGNNLALLEDSTEVVQTLAPYVLSTHVKDMALEPYADGFLLSEVPLGKGILDLPTLFALCRKHNPAVTFNLEMITRDPLEIPCLKPEYWATFAQVPGSDLARTLRQVNGSKTAGALPRISPLAPEERLAAEQENIVACMQYSQKTLGLR, encoded by the coding sequence ATGAACAGACGTGCGTTTTTACAACAGGCTTCGGCCGGTGCCGTAGTGATCTCTTTGTCCGAACTACCCGCGTGGGCCCGTCAGGAGCGAATGGGCATTGTGGTCCACTCCTACGCGCACCGCTGGAACGCCAAAACACCCAGCACCCGCTACCCAGCCCTCACGAGCGCCCTCGACCTGCTCGACCACTGCCAACAGGTAGGTGGGGGCGGCATCCAGGTGGTGGTCAACAATTGGGCCGACGATTTTGCCCACAGCGTGCGCGACCGACGCGAAAAACTCGGGCTTTACCTCGAAGGGTCGGTCGGTACGCCGAAAACACCCGCCGACGCAGCCGCTTTTGAACGCAACGTGATAGCCGCCAAAGAGGCCGGTGCCCGGATTCTCCGAACGGTTTGTTCGAGCGGACGCCGGTACGAGATTCTACGCTCGCCCGAAGGATTTGAGGAAATGCGCAAAAATGCCCTCGCTTCGCTTCAGCTGGCCGAGCCCATTTTACGCAAACATGGCGTGAAGCTCGCCGTTGAAAACCATAAAGACTGGCGGGCGCCGGAACTGGCCGCCATGATGAAAAGCCTCAGCAGCGAATGGATTGGGGTGACTATCGACTTTGGTAACAATCTGGCCCTGCTCGAAGATTCGACCGAGGTGGTGCAAACTCTGGCCCCCTATGTGCTGTCGACCCATGTGAAAGACATGGCGCTCGAACCGTATGCCGACGGGTTTCTTTTGTCGGAAGTGCCCCTCGGCAAAGGGATTCTGGACTTACCTACCCTGTTTGCCCTTTGCCGGAAACATAACCCGGCCGTGACCTTCAACCTCGAAATGATTACCCGCGATCCGCTCGAAATTCCGTGCCTGAAACCGGAATACTGGGCAACGTTTGCGCAGGTGCCCGGCTCCGACCTCGCCCGGACGTTGCGGCAGGTAAACGGATCAAAAACGGCCGGGGCTCTGCCGCGTATTTCGCCCCTCGCCCCCGAAGAGCGGCTGGCCGCCGAACAGGAAAACATCGTGGCCTGTATGCAGTACAGCCAGAAAACACTCGGGCTCCGCTGA
- a CDS encoding DUF7133 domain-containing protein gives MVKPAFYPLLLATGLLSMVSFTTNLSPAYDDPSPILTPTQEAATFQLEPGLHIQLVAAEPLVQAPVVINFDADGRLWVVEMRGYMSTIDASEESKPSGRVSVLEDQNGDGQMDKATVYLDSLIMPRAMAFAPDGVLVAENGALWLTKDLNGDLKADTKTLIDKDYAGSALPEHAGNGLWRGLDNWYYNAKSRFRYRHTNGTWLRDSTEFRGQWGLSHDNQGRLHYNYNWSQLHADLVPANYLSANRNHTPTTGIDHGLTVERQIYPIRSNPAVNRGYIPGTLDKNNRLLEFTAACSPLVYRGTALPTEFAGNVFVCEPAGNLIKRNVVTANGPVLAARDPHPGREFLASTDERFRPVHMATGPDGALYVADMYRGIIQHAAYMTPYLKDQTLARNLTQPVDRGRIWRIVPKSWQTAPTQKLSRATNNELIQALNSPDGWHRDMAQHLLVARNNADARSALTALAQKGTNPYGRAQALWALDGLNQNRPDVLLGLLTDAHPFVQTTALRLLEPFAQTDATLRAKLADELLQRVNSAPADVCLQMALSARVLDRPAAHALLEAIVSRPLLQEPLLRDAVLSSLSNSEWAFLQRLRKAPRWQTADPAREIFVEMLATSVVRKGAPEELSALLTLLDNPTKPFGWREKALLSGLTVGSSATKTTAVRLPKAPRLLSQPKQTLTAAQTGALTNLYDWPGKTQRLAANASAGQKANTLSADDQKLFATGRQMYLSTCSGCHGTNGAGMARFAPPLINSDWVLGDGKRLALILLHGMEGPVDVAGKVYNAPDILPVMPAHSTLDDNAIAAILTYIRNEWGHNAGPVSRRLVGMTRVTSQGRVVPWTVKDLNKYMLQNGAESGK, from the coding sequence ATGGTTAAGCCCGCTTTTTACCCGCTGCTTCTGGCCACCGGCCTGCTGAGTATGGTCAGCTTCACAACGAATCTCAGCCCCGCCTACGACGACCCCTCGCCCATACTCACTCCCACGCAGGAAGCAGCTACGTTTCAGCTAGAACCGGGCCTTCACATACAGTTGGTAGCAGCCGAACCGCTGGTACAGGCACCGGTCGTGATTAATTTCGACGCCGACGGCCGGCTTTGGGTCGTTGAAATGCGGGGGTACATGTCGACGATCGACGCGAGCGAAGAAAGCAAGCCGAGCGGCCGGGTGTCGGTACTGGAAGACCAAAACGGCGACGGGCAAATGGATAAAGCGACCGTGTACCTTGACAGCCTTATTATGCCCCGGGCCATGGCCTTTGCACCGGATGGGGTTCTGGTGGCCGAAAACGGAGCGTTGTGGCTTACCAAAGACCTCAACGGCGACCTCAAAGCTGACACCAAAACGCTGATTGATAAAGACTATGCCGGGAGCGCCCTGCCCGAACATGCCGGCAATGGGCTATGGCGCGGTCTGGACAACTGGTACTACAATGCCAAGTCGCGGTTTCGGTACCGGCACACAAACGGCACCTGGCTACGCGACTCCACCGAGTTTCGGGGGCAGTGGGGTCTGAGCCACGACAATCAGGGGCGGTTGCATTACAACTACAACTGGTCGCAGCTACACGCCGATCTGGTACCGGCCAACTACCTCAGCGCCAACCGAAACCACACCCCAACAACGGGTATCGACCACGGACTCACCGTAGAACGGCAGATTTACCCCATCCGGTCGAATCCGGCCGTGAACCGGGGTTACATTCCGGGGACGCTCGACAAAAACAACCGCCTGCTCGAATTTACAGCGGCCTGTTCGCCCCTTGTGTACCGGGGCACGGCGCTCCCAACGGAGTTTGCAGGCAACGTGTTTGTGTGCGAACCGGCGGGCAACCTGATCAAACGCAACGTGGTCACGGCTAATGGCCCGGTGCTGGCAGCCCGTGACCCTCACCCCGGCCGCGAGTTTCTGGCCTCGACCGACGAACGGTTCCGGCCGGTGCATATGGCAACCGGTCCCGACGGCGCTCTGTACGTAGCCGACATGTATCGGGGCATTATTCAGCACGCGGCCTACATGACGCCCTACCTCAAAGACCAGACACTGGCCCGGAACCTGACGCAGCCCGTCGATCGGGGACGTATCTGGCGAATTGTTCCGAAAAGCTGGCAGACAGCGCCAACTCAGAAACTAAGCCGGGCCACTAACAATGAACTGATTCAGGCCCTGAACAGCCCCGACGGCTGGCACCGCGATATGGCCCAGCACTTGCTGGTGGCCCGCAACAACGCCGACGCTCGCTCCGCCCTAACCGCGCTTGCGCAGAAAGGCACAAACCCCTACGGCCGGGCGCAGGCTCTCTGGGCGCTCGACGGACTCAACCAAAACCGCCCCGATGTCTTGCTGGGCCTGCTGACCGACGCGCATCCCTTTGTGCAGACCACCGCCCTGCGACTCCTGGAGCCGTTTGCGCAAACCGATGCTACGCTACGGGCTAAACTCGCTGACGAGTTACTTCAACGAGTCAACTCGGCTCCGGCCGACGTTTGCCTGCAAATGGCCCTTTCGGCACGGGTACTCGACCGCCCGGCAGCTCATGCTTTGCTGGAAGCAATTGTCAGCCGCCCATTATTGCAGGAGCCATTGCTCCGGGATGCCGTTCTGAGCAGCCTTTCCAACAGCGAGTGGGCCTTTTTACAACGACTCAGGAAAGCACCCCGTTGGCAAACTGCCGACCCCGCCCGTGAAATTTTCGTGGAAATGCTGGCCACCTCGGTCGTTCGAAAAGGAGCCCCCGAAGAACTTTCGGCCCTGCTGACTTTGCTCGACAACCCAACCAAACCGTTCGGCTGGCGCGAAAAAGCCCTGCTCTCCGGCCTGACCGTAGGCAGCTCGGCTACCAAAACAACCGCCGTCCGGCTGCCGAAAGCCCCGCGTTTGCTGAGCCAACCCAAACAGACGTTGACAGCCGCGCAAACAGGAGCTCTTACAAACCTGTACGACTGGCCCGGCAAAACGCAACGGCTGGCCGCCAACGCGTCGGCCGGGCAAAAAGCAAACACTCTGTCGGCCGACGATCAGAAACTCTTCGCCACTGGTCGGCAAATGTACCTGAGCACCTGCTCGGGTTGCCACGGCACCAATGGGGCAGGTATGGCCCGTTTTGCCCCGCCCCTCATCAATTCCGACTGGGTACTGGGCGACGGCAAACGCCTGGCGCTCATTCTGCTGCACGGCATGGAAGGACCGGTCGATGTGGCCGGGAAGGTATACAACGCCCCCGACATTCTGCCGGTTATGCCTGCCCACTCGACCCTCGACGACAACGCCATCGCGGCCATTCTGACCTACATCCGCAATGAGTGGGGCCACAACGCCGGACCCGTAAGTCGGCGGTTGGTGGGCATGACCCGCGTAACCTCGCAGGGCCGCGTGGTGCCCTGGACCGTCAAAGACCTTAACAAGTATATGCTTCAAAACGGAGCAGAGTCGGGCAAATAG